From Candidatus Cloacimonadota bacterium, the proteins below share one genomic window:
- a CDS encoding type II toxin-antitoxin system prevent-host-death family antitoxin: MDAIAYSNVRKKFVSVMENVCDNHDPVIITRKNSKSVVMMSLEDYNAIEATMYLLRSPANAAQLRASIAEFEAGNYKVREMIDDDCMD; this comes from the coding sequence ATGGATGCCATAGCTTATTCAAATGTTAGAAAAAAATTTGTTAGTGTAATGGAAAATGTATGTGATAATCATGATCCAGTAATCATTACTCGTAAAAATTCAAAATCGGTTGTGATGATGTCACTTGAAGACTACAATGCTATTGAAGCAACAATGTATTTATTACGTAGCCCTGCTAATGCTGCCCAATTACGTGCCAGCATTGCTGAATTTGAGGCTGGAAATTATAAAGTACGGGAAATGATTGATGATGATTGCATGGACTGA